In Micromonospora purpureochromogenes, a single window of DNA contains:
- the mshC gene encoding cysteine--1-D-myo-inosityl 2-amino-2-deoxy-alpha-D-glucopyranoside ligase — protein MESWAGHEVPRLPGGGGPLGLYDSARRGVHPSRPDGAATMYVCGITPYDATHLGHAATMVTFDLVQRMWRDAGLDVRYVQNVTDIDDPLLERAARDGEDWKVLAMRETALFREDMEALRIIPPAHYVGAVESIPDIAEKVLVLLKDGAAYRLEDGTGDIYFDVNAAPEFGYESNLTREQMLEIFPERGGDPDRAGKRDPLDPLLWRGAREGEPSWPGGELGAGRPGWHIECAVIALNLLGDRIDVQGGGNDLLFPHHECSAAHAERLTGEAPFAAHYVHAGMIGLDGEKMSKSRGNLVFVSRLRADKVDSMAVRLGLMSGHYRADRAWTDDLLTTAQARLDRWRRAAAAAAGPSGADFLAGVRARLADDLDTPGALALADDWADRALAGAGDDPQGPALFADTVDALLGIRL, from the coding sequence ATGGAGTCTTGGGCGGGACACGAGGTGCCACGGCTGCCGGGCGGCGGCGGGCCACTGGGCTTGTACGACTCGGCGCGGCGCGGCGTCCACCCCAGCCGCCCCGACGGCGCGGCCACCATGTACGTCTGCGGCATCACCCCGTACGACGCCACCCACCTCGGCCACGCCGCCACCATGGTCACGTTCGACCTGGTGCAGCGGATGTGGCGCGACGCGGGGCTGGATGTCCGGTACGTGCAGAACGTCACCGACATCGACGACCCGCTGCTGGAGCGCGCGGCGCGCGACGGCGAGGACTGGAAGGTCCTGGCCATGCGGGAGACCGCGCTGTTCCGGGAGGACATGGAGGCGCTGCGGATCATCCCGCCGGCGCACTACGTCGGCGCGGTGGAGTCGATCCCGGACATCGCCGAGAAGGTTCTCGTCCTGCTCAAGGACGGCGCCGCGTACCGGCTCGAGGACGGCACCGGCGACATCTACTTCGACGTCAACGCCGCGCCGGAGTTCGGCTACGAGTCGAACCTGACCCGCGAGCAGATGCTGGAGATCTTCCCGGAGCGCGGCGGCGACCCCGACCGGGCCGGCAAGCGCGACCCGCTCGACCCGCTGCTGTGGCGCGGCGCCCGCGAGGGCGAGCCGTCCTGGCCCGGCGGTGAGCTGGGCGCCGGCCGCCCCGGCTGGCACATCGAGTGCGCGGTGATCGCGCTGAACCTGCTCGGCGACCGGATCGACGTGCAGGGCGGCGGCAACGACCTGCTCTTCCCGCACCACGAGTGCTCCGCCGCGCACGCCGAGCGGCTCACCGGCGAGGCGCCCTTCGCGGCCCACTACGTGCACGCCGGCATGATCGGCCTGGACGGCGAAAAGATGTCGAAGTCCCGGGGCAACCTGGTCTTCGTCTCCCGGCTGCGCGCCGACAAGGTCGACTCGATGGCGGTGCGGCTGGGCCTGATGTCCGGGCACTACCGGGCCGACCGCGCCTGGACCGACGACCTGCTCACCACCGCGCAGGCGCGCCTGGACCGCTGGCGGCGGGCCGCCGCCGCGGCCGCCGGGCCGTCCGGGGCGGATTTCCTGGCCGGGGTACGCGCCCGCCTCGCCGACGACCTCGACACCCCCGGCGCCCTGGCGCTGGCCGACGACTGGGCCGACCGCGCCCTGGCCGGTGCCGGCGACGACCCGCAGGGGCCGGCCCTCTTCGCGGACACCGTCGACGCCCTGCTCGGCATCCGCCTCTGA
- a CDS encoding MarR family transcriptional regulator: protein MTPATPDGAPAKRRRRRLATEIKELLRELSIQLSLLNHQVGAHVDLRQVDLACLDLINRHGPLSPSAVARRAGLHPATMTGILDRLERGGWITRERDSTDRRAVALRALRDRNAELFGLYSGMNGSMDQIFAEYEENQLELLADFLRRTTDAGRAATDDLAGD from the coding sequence ATGACTCCCGCGACACCGGATGGTGCCCCCGCCAAGCGACGTCGGCGGCGACTGGCCACCGAGATCAAGGAGTTACTGCGCGAGCTGAGCATCCAGCTGTCCCTGCTCAACCACCAGGTCGGCGCCCACGTCGACCTCAGGCAGGTCGACCTCGCGTGCCTCGATCTGATCAACCGTCACGGCCCGCTCAGCCCGAGCGCCGTCGCCCGACGTGCCGGGCTGCACCCCGCCACCATGACCGGCATCCTCGACAGGCTCGAACGCGGCGGCTGGATCACCCGTGAGCGCGACTCGACCGACCGCCGCGCAGTCGCTCTCCGCGCCCTGCGCGACCGCAACGCTGAGCTGTTCGGCCTCTACTCAGGAATGAACGGCTCGATGGACCAGATCTTCGCCGAATACGAGGAAAACCAACTCGAACTACTCGCCGACTTCCTGCGCCGCACAACCGACGCCGGGCGGGCCGCCACCGACGATCTTGCCGGCGACTGA
- a CDS encoding SCO1664 family protein, protein MTSSELQPRQDGSAALRLLRDGELALEGRLVDASNTTLRGILTLGGRTARCVYKPVRGERPLWDFPDGTLAGREVAAYLVSRATGWDLVPPTVLRDGPFGPGSCQLWIDEPDDAEPLVGFVPAEAVPPRWFPVAAARDDDGAAYALAHADDPRLARLAVLDAVLNNADRKGGHVLVGADDRLYGVDHGVCFHVEEKLRTVLWGWAGRQLPPDAVEMLDVLAGRVAGELGEELSAHLTIGEIAELAARTDRLREAGRYPQPPQDWPAMPWPPM, encoded by the coding sequence GTGACCTCGTCGGAGTTGCAGCCCCGCCAGGACGGCAGCGCGGCGCTCCGGCTGCTGCGCGACGGTGAGCTCGCCCTGGAGGGGCGGCTGGTCGACGCCTCCAACACCACCCTGCGCGGGATCCTGACCCTGGGCGGGCGGACGGCCCGCTGCGTCTACAAGCCGGTGCGCGGTGAGCGGCCGCTCTGGGACTTCCCCGACGGCACCCTGGCCGGCCGGGAGGTCGCCGCCTACCTGGTCTCCCGGGCCACCGGCTGGGACCTGGTGCCGCCGACCGTGCTCCGCGACGGCCCGTTCGGCCCCGGTTCCTGCCAGCTTTGGATCGACGAGCCGGACGACGCCGAGCCGCTGGTCGGCTTCGTACCCGCCGAGGCGGTGCCGCCGCGCTGGTTCCCGGTCGCCGCGGCCCGCGACGACGACGGCGCCGCGTACGCCCTGGCGCACGCCGACGACCCGCGGCTGGCCCGGCTGGCGGTGCTCGACGCGGTGCTGAACAACGCCGACCGCAAGGGCGGCCACGTGCTGGTGGGCGCGGACGACCGCCTCTACGGGGTCGACCACGGCGTCTGCTTCCACGTCGAGGAGAAGCTGCGCACGGTGCTCTGGGGTTGGGCCGGCCGGCAACTCCCGCCGGACGCGGTGGAGATGCTCGACGTCCTGGCCGGTCGGGTCGCCGGTGAGCTGGGCGAGGAGCTGTCCGCCCACCTGACGATCGGGGAGATCGCCGAGCTGGCGGCGCGGACCGACCGGCTGCGCGAGGCCGGGCGCTACCCGCAGCCCCCGCAGGACTGGCCGGCGATGCCCTGGCCCCCCATGTGA
- a CDS encoding alpha/beta fold hydrolase yields the protein MHAAADLSLPGTARLVAEFLDRLDLHDVTLVGNDTGGALVQLLICDGAARVRRVVLVSCEAFDNFPPGLTGRTLMFAGKLWPWAFGVFMQQMRPRPLRRLPIAFGWLTMRGDAATIRRLKPVMTSPEIRRDAVRALRTAFADTHLMLKAAEYLPTFNRPALVVWARGDRVMPPEHGRRLADLLPQGRLVEVDDSYTLIPLDQPARLARIIQDFTIEMRP from the coding sequence ATGCACGCCGCCGCTGACCTGTCGCTGCCCGGGACAGCTCGGCTGGTCGCGGAGTTCCTTGACCGCCTCGACCTGCACGACGTCACCCTCGTGGGCAATGACACCGGCGGGGCGCTCGTCCAACTGCTCATCTGCGACGGCGCCGCACGCGTGCGACGCGTTGTGCTCGTGTCCTGCGAGGCGTTCGACAACTTTCCACCAGGGCTGACCGGCAGGACGCTCATGTTTGCCGGCAAGCTCTGGCCCTGGGCGTTCGGGGTGTTCATGCAGCAGATGCGGCCCCGGCCGCTTCGGCGACTCCCGATAGCGTTCGGATGGCTCACCATGCGGGGAGACGCTGCCACCATCCGACGGCTCAAGCCGGTCATGACCAGTCCTGAGATTCGCCGCGACGCGGTGCGAGCACTGCGAACAGCATTCGCCGACACGCACCTGATGCTGAAGGCGGCCGAATACCTGCCGACCTTCAACCGTCCTGCCCTAGTCGTCTGGGCACGCGGCGACCGTGTAATGCCACCTGAGCACGGCCGGCGCCTCGCCGACCTCCTGCCCCAAGGACGACTGGTCGAGGTGGACGACAGCTATACGCTCATCCCTTTGGACCAACCCGCGAGGCTCGCCCGGATCATTCAAGACTTCACCATCGAGATGCGTCCGTGA
- a CDS encoding NAD(P)-dependent oxidoreductase, which translates to MRLTIFAATGGIGRHLLEQAVAAGHDVTAVVRNPKSLPRQAGQVRVITADLTAADPAVLASAVDAADAVLSGLGPRNPRTEAGIASQGTRAIVAAMQATHVRRIVVVSAAPVGTVPSPGRPNPPKHDPGDGFFMRHLGAPFAGAMFRAHYTDLALMEDILRDSGLDWTISRPPKLTDKPLTGVYRTAYGQNIRGGFSVSRADVAHHMLRVLGQPETIKHVIGIAH; encoded by the coding sequence ATGAGGCTAACGATCTTCGCAGCCACCGGCGGCATCGGCCGGCACCTGCTCGAACAGGCCGTCGCCGCGGGCCACGACGTCACCGCGGTCGTACGCAACCCCAAGAGCCTGCCCCGGCAGGCCGGACAGGTGCGCGTCATCACCGCCGATCTGACAGCGGCGGACCCGGCGGTGCTCGCGTCCGCGGTTGACGCAGCCGACGCGGTCCTGTCAGGACTCGGACCGCGCAACCCGAGGACCGAGGCGGGCATCGCCTCGCAGGGCACGCGGGCCATCGTGGCCGCGATGCAAGCCACCCACGTACGACGCATCGTCGTGGTCAGCGCCGCACCGGTCGGCACGGTGCCCTCGCCCGGCCGGCCGAACCCGCCGAAACATGATCCGGGAGACGGGTTCTTCATGCGGCACCTGGGCGCCCCGTTTGCGGGAGCCATGTTCCGCGCGCACTACACCGACCTCGCGCTGATGGAGGACATCCTTCGCGACAGCGGGCTGGACTGGACCATCTCCCGACCGCCGAAACTGACCGACAAGCCCCTGACCGGCGTCTACCGGACGGCGTACGGCCAAAACATCCGAGGTGGTTTCTCTGTCTCGCGCGCCGACGTCGCGCACCACATGCTCCGCGTGCTCGGCCAACCAGAAACGATCAAGCACGTCATCGGCATAGCCCACTAG
- a CDS encoding histidine phosphatase family protein produces MVSVATLLLLRHGRTTANADGGLAGRQPVELDDTGRAQATAVGERLRALPLATVVTSPLIRCRQTLELALPQVQPVVEEGLIECGYGAWEGQPLKKLAKEPLWPVVQQHPSAVVFPEGESMAAMAARAVAAVRTWDAAVTAEHGPEAVWLACSHGDVIKAIVADALGVHLDLFQRIVADPASVTAIRYTPLRPFLVRLNDTGGDLAGLVPPPRKRRRRATRPTDSDAAVGGGAGAAG; encoded by the coding sequence GTGGTCAGCGTGGCGACCCTTCTGCTTCTGCGACACGGCCGGACGACGGCGAACGCCGACGGCGGGCTGGCCGGCCGCCAACCGGTCGAGCTGGACGACACGGGCCGGGCCCAGGCCACCGCGGTCGGCGAGCGGCTGCGCGCCCTGCCCCTGGCCACCGTGGTGACCAGCCCGCTGATCCGCTGCCGGCAGACCCTGGAGCTGGCGTTGCCGCAGGTGCAGCCGGTGGTCGAGGAGGGCCTGATCGAGTGCGGCTACGGCGCCTGGGAGGGGCAGCCGCTGAAGAAGCTGGCCAAGGAGCCGCTCTGGCCGGTGGTGCAGCAGCACCCGAGCGCGGTGGTCTTTCCCGAGGGCGAGTCGATGGCGGCGATGGCGGCGCGGGCGGTCGCCGCGGTGCGCACCTGGGACGCCGCGGTCACCGCCGAGCACGGGCCGGAGGCGGTCTGGCTGGCGTGCAGCCACGGCGATGTGATCAAGGCCATCGTGGCGGACGCGCTCGGCGTACACCTGGATCTGTTCCAGCGCATCGTCGCGGACCCGGCGTCGGTCACCGCGATCCGCTACACGCCGCTGCGGCCCTTCCTGGTCCGGCTCAACGACACCGGCGGTGACCTCGCCGGGCTGGTGCCGCCGCCGCGCAAGCGGCGCCGGCGGGCGACCCGGCCCACCGACTCGGACGCCGCGGTCGGCGGCGGCGCGGGGGCGGCCGGGTGA
- a CDS encoding DUF1772 domain-containing protein — MIESTLPNSDSQVYTQVRHVELVHLDGLATATLVPTLIATAVLAFLAARMRGRAFWLTLTALVLLVTVLATSLVVNVPINHDQLTWNVQAPPTDWASVRDRWQIAHAFRTGAALLAFGCLAVAALGRVRSRNSRPPGRGCGTDTATGRASSPDARRR, encoded by the coding sequence GTGATCGAGTCAACCCTGCCGAACTCCGATTCCCAGGTCTACACCCAGGTTCGTCACGTGGAGCTCGTCCATCTGGACGGCCTCGCCACCGCCACCCTCGTTCCGACGCTGATAGCCACGGCGGTCCTGGCCTTTCTCGCTGCCCGTATGAGGGGACGCGCGTTCTGGCTGACACTGACAGCGCTCGTGCTACTGGTGACCGTCCTCGCCACGTCGCTCGTAGTCAACGTTCCGATCAATCACGACCAGCTCACGTGGAACGTGCAGGCACCTCCGACGGACTGGGCGAGCGTGCGGGATCGCTGGCAGATCGCCCACGCCTTCCGAACCGGCGCCGCCCTGCTCGCGTTCGGATGCCTGGCAGTGGCGGCGCTGGGACGGGTCCGATCCAGGAACAGCCGGCCGCCGGGGCGTGGGTGTGGCACCGACACTGCCACTGGGCGCGCATCGTCACCCGATGCACGCCGCCGCTGA
- a CDS encoding WXG100 family type VII secretion target: MSGPAGSAVQLWNGIDNALSGVEDVVDSVCRTLAWPLIQLVDMVDGEPEALRARAGDWDALAAQLRELALSHRGVREAEQPGWRSPAGEAYGKRLAEVEQQLLDVAGQFTATAEYLRGVAEALQIVHEVLVDLCVEFVNWMLVTLVTALLMAPFTAGASWAAGMAVTVTRGMIVLTRSLKIIRPLATHLQKVIRLLQRVMLYLRKLRNHLDKLVDKQKALRMGQKAIDKRRAAGKADKWFHKITDPAKGTFKLGKSGSPFDMGTLERAGALRAHGLADGGRMIARNWATNLPWNVPNSVVHGAVWGGTALVSGLSVPGSDLVQDEIGDVVQGGADWIDQNVFGQPPAEQQPAGR; encoded by the coding sequence GTGAGCGGGCCCGCCGGCAGCGCCGTCCAGCTCTGGAACGGCATCGACAACGCGCTGTCCGGTGTGGAGGACGTGGTCGACAGCGTCTGCCGGACCCTGGCCTGGCCACTCATCCAGCTGGTCGACATGGTCGACGGCGAGCCGGAGGCGCTGCGCGCCCGGGCCGGTGACTGGGACGCCCTCGCCGCCCAGTTGCGCGAGCTGGCGCTGAGCCACCGCGGCGTCCGCGAGGCCGAGCAGCCGGGCTGGCGGTCGCCGGCGGGTGAGGCGTACGGCAAGCGCCTCGCCGAGGTCGAGCAGCAGCTGTTGGACGTGGCGGGGCAGTTCACCGCCACCGCCGAGTACCTGCGCGGGGTCGCCGAGGCCCTGCAGATCGTGCACGAGGTGCTGGTCGACCTTTGCGTCGAGTTCGTCAACTGGATGCTGGTCACCCTGGTGACCGCCCTGCTCATGGCGCCGTTCACCGCCGGGGCGTCCTGGGCGGCCGGCATGGCGGTCACCGTGACCCGCGGCATGATCGTGCTCACCCGGTCGCTGAAGATCATCCGTCCGCTCGCCACCCACCTGCAGAAGGTCATCCGGCTGCTCCAGCGGGTCATGCTCTACCTGCGCAAGCTGCGCAACCACCTGGACAAGCTGGTGGACAAGCAGAAGGCGCTGCGGATGGGGCAGAAGGCGATCGACAAGCGGCGCGCCGCCGGCAAGGCCGACAAGTGGTTCCACAAGATCACCGACCCGGCGAAGGGCACCTTCAAGCTCGGCAAGTCCGGGTCGCCGTTCGACATGGGGACGCTGGAGCGGGCCGGCGCCCTACGCGCGCACGGCCTGGCCGACGGCGGTCGGATGATCGCCCGGAACTGGGCCACCAACCTGCCCTGGAACGTGCCGAACTCGGTCGTGCACGGAGCGGTGTGGGGCGGCACCGCCCTGGTCAGTGGCCTGTCGGTGCCCGGCTCCGACCTGGTCCAGGACGAGATCGGCGACGTGGTGCAGGGCGGCGCCGACTGGATCGACCAGAATGTCTTCGGGCAGCCACCCGCCGAGCAGCAGCCGGCGGGTCGCTGA
- a CDS encoding DUF3090 domain-containing protein: MTHQVHAFEPPERFVAGTVGPPGERTFFLQARGGGRLVSVALEKVQVSLLAEKLEELLAEAQRRFGVDLPEAAPTLVGDNDPLDTPVDEEFRVGTLGLAFDVDSATVVIEAIAAGEAEVEVELGDEEDDDEDDVEEPDEDLDRLRVRLTPEATREFIERARRVVNAGRPPCPLCGQPLDPAGHLCPRHNGYHR, translated from the coding sequence ATGACCCACCAGGTGCACGCTTTCGAGCCGCCGGAGCGGTTCGTCGCCGGGACCGTCGGGCCGCCGGGGGAGCGTACGTTCTTCCTCCAGGCGCGCGGCGGTGGCCGGCTGGTCAGCGTCGCGCTGGAGAAGGTGCAGGTCTCCCTGCTCGCCGAGAAGCTGGAGGAGCTGCTCGCCGAGGCCCAGCGCCGGTTCGGCGTCGACCTGCCCGAGGCCGCGCCCACCCTCGTCGGCGACAACGACCCGCTGGACACCCCGGTCGACGAGGAGTTCCGGGTCGGCACCCTCGGCCTGGCCTTCGACGTCGACAGCGCGACCGTGGTGATCGAGGCGATCGCCGCCGGCGAGGCGGAGGTCGAGGTCGAGCTGGGCGACGAGGAGGACGACGACGAGGACGACGTCGAGGAGCCGGACGAGGACCTCGACCGGCTCCGGGTGCGGCTGACCCCCGAGGCGACCCGGGAGTTCATCGAGCGGGCCCGCCGGGTGGTCAACGCCGGCCGCCCGCCCTGCCCGCTCTGCGGCCAGCCGCTCGACCCCGCCGGGCATCTCTGCCCGCGGCACAACGGTTACCACCGGTGA
- a CDS encoding undecaprenyl-diphosphate phosphatase gives MTWVEAIVLGIVQGLTEFLPVSSSGHLRITSAIFFDRDAGASFTAVTQLGTEAAVLIYFAKDIWRITRTWLLGLRDRSVRASLDYRMGWYVIVGSIPIGLFGFLFKDQIRTAGRNLWVVATTLIVFAFVLAFAEYWGRQTRTLENFRLRDGVVMGFAQAMALIPGVSRSGGTLTAGLLLNLTREAAARYSFLLAIPAVVMSGIFSVGDVFEPAAPGTSVPSGAQMVVATAIAFAIGYAAIAWLLRYVAHHTLYVFVLYRVALGTLVLSLLLTGTINAT, from the coding sequence GTGACCTGGGTCGAAGCCATCGTCCTGGGCATCGTCCAGGGACTCACCGAGTTCCTGCCGGTCAGCTCGTCCGGACACCTGCGGATCACCTCCGCGATCTTCTTCGACCGGGACGCCGGCGCCTCCTTCACCGCGGTGACCCAGCTGGGCACCGAGGCGGCGGTGCTGATCTACTTCGCCAAGGACATCTGGCGGATCACCCGCACCTGGCTGTTGGGCCTGCGGGACCGCTCGGTGCGCGCCAGCCTCGACTACCGGATGGGTTGGTACGTGATCGTCGGCTCGATCCCGATCGGGCTGTTCGGCTTCCTGTTCAAGGACCAGATCCGTACCGCCGGCCGCAACCTGTGGGTGGTCGCCACCACCCTGATCGTGTTCGCCTTCGTGCTGGCCTTCGCCGAGTACTGGGGGCGGCAGACCCGCACCCTGGAGAACTTCCGGCTGCGCGACGGCGTGGTGATGGGCTTCGCCCAGGCGATGGCGCTGATCCCCGGGGTGTCCCGCTCCGGCGGCACGCTCACCGCCGGACTGCTGCTCAACCTCACCCGGGAGGCGGCGGCGCGGTACTCGTTCCTGCTGGCCATCCCCGCGGTGGTGATGTCCGGGATCTTCAGCGTCGGTGACGTGTTCGAGCCGGCCGCGCCGGGCACCTCGGTGCCGAGCGGGGCGCAGATGGTGGTGGCCACCGCGATCGCCTTCGCCATCGGCTACGCCGCGATCGCCTGGCTGCTGCGCTACGTGGCCCACCACACCCTGTACGTCTTCGTGCTCTACCGGGTGGCGCTCGGCACGTTGGTGCTGTCGCTGCTGCTGACCGGCACCATCAACGCCACCTGA
- a CDS encoding YbaB/EbfC family nucleoid-associated protein, with product MTDPLSGLDALAGRLAEIERRFAGLHAGLDDVDGTATDDTGLVSATVDATGGLTDLTFEPAALRSGTTDLAAMVLAAYRRARAAATAQLDERTEGLDATLGAGLTELFGKPGDFAALGRLEEAVARLGTLDARLPRPPA from the coding sequence ATGACTGATCCGCTGTCCGGTCTGGACGCGCTCGCCGGCCGGCTCGCCGAGATCGAACGCCGCTTCGCCGGCCTGCACGCCGGCCTCGACGACGTCGACGGCACCGCCACCGACGACACGGGCCTGGTGTCGGCCACCGTGGACGCCACCGGCGGGCTCACCGACCTGACCTTCGAGCCGGCGGCGCTGCGGTCCGGCACCACCGACCTGGCGGCGATGGTGCTGGCGGCGTACCGGCGGGCCCGGGCGGCGGCGACCGCCCAGCTCGACGAGCGCACCGAGGGTCTCGACGCGACGCTCGGGGCGGGCCTGACCGAGCTGTTCGGCAAGCCGGGCGACTTCGCGGCGTTGGGCCGCCTGGAGGAGGCCGTCGCCCGACTCGGCACCCTGGACGCCCGGCTGCCGAGGCCGCCGGCGTGA
- a CDS encoding LLM class F420-dependent oxidoreductase encodes MRLGLSLGYQTAWSTPADHLALAQEADRLGYSVVWAAEAYGSDSPSMLAWMAGQTQRIDVGSAVMQIPARTPAMTAMTAATIDALSGGRFRLGLGVSGPQVSEGWHGVRFAKPLARTREYVDIVKLAVARKEVAYDGEHYTLPLPDGPGKALRLGFHPPREHIPIYLAAVGPKNLELAGEIADGWLAVFYAPEFAEEQLASVRAGRAKAGKELAGFDVVPSVPVVVGDDIATCAELVRWYAALYVGGMGSRQQNFYNQLATRMGYGDAAREVQDLYLAKRQRDAAAAVPMEFIDRTSLLGPKERIAERLREYAAAGVTTLSVTLFVADRDSGVQTLRTVAEALELSGVGE; translated from the coding sequence GTGCGACTCGGGCTCAGCCTCGGATACCAGACGGCGTGGAGCACGCCCGCCGACCACCTGGCACTTGCCCAGGAGGCGGACCGGCTCGGTTACTCGGTGGTGTGGGCGGCGGAGGCCTACGGCTCCGACTCGCCCAGCATGCTGGCCTGGATGGCCGGCCAGACCCAGCGGATCGACGTGGGCAGCGCGGTGATGCAGATCCCCGCCCGGACCCCGGCCATGACCGCGATGACCGCGGCCACCATCGACGCGCTCTCCGGCGGCCGGTTCCGGCTCGGCCTGGGCGTCTCGGGGCCGCAGGTCTCGGAGGGCTGGCACGGTGTGCGGTTCGCCAAGCCGCTGGCCCGCACCCGCGAGTACGTCGACATCGTGAAGCTCGCGGTGGCCCGCAAGGAGGTGGCCTACGACGGCGAGCACTACACGCTGCCGCTGCCCGACGGCCCCGGCAAGGCGCTGCGGCTGGGCTTCCACCCGCCCCGCGAGCACATCCCGATCTACCTGGCCGCCGTCGGCCCGAAGAACCTGGAGCTGGCCGGCGAGATCGCCGACGGCTGGCTGGCCGTCTTCTACGCCCCGGAGTTCGCCGAGGAGCAGCTCGCCTCGGTGCGCGCCGGCCGGGCGAAGGCCGGCAAGGAACTGGCCGGCTTCGACGTGGTCCCCTCGGTGCCGGTGGTGGTCGGCGACGACATCGCCACCTGTGCCGAGCTGGTCCGCTGGTACGCCGCGCTCTACGTCGGCGGGATGGGCAGCCGCCAGCAGAACTTCTACAACCAGCTCGCCACCCGGATGGGCTACGGCGACGCCGCCCGTGAGGTGCAGGACCTCTACCTGGCCAAGCGCCAGCGCGACGCGGCCGCCGCGGTGCCGATGGAGTTCATCGACCGCACCTCGCTGCTCGGCCCGAAGGAGCGCATCGCCGAGCGGCTGCGCGAGTACGCGGCGGCGGGCGTGACCACCCTCTCGGTGACCCTCTTCGTCGCCGACCGGGACAGCGGCGTGCAGACCCTGCGTACCGTCGCCGAGGCGCTGGAGCTGTCCGGGGTCGGCGAGTGA
- a CDS encoding aldo/keto reductase, whose product MQQRPLGRSGLAVSRLALGTMTWGRDTDADDAAAQLKSYLDAGGNFVDTADVFGDGDAESVLGSLLGALVPRDELLIATKAGLRPGSGRRRDGSRGHLLRTLDASLRRLATDYVDLWQVHGYDPDTPLEETLAALDHAVASGRVRYVGVSNFSGWQTARAAAWQAAWPGRAPVIAAQVEYSLLERGVEREVLPACGALGLGVLPWSPLGRGVLTGKYRHGRPADSRAASPHFERFVASYLEPRCSSIVEAVATAAGGLGVSPMEVALAWIRDRPGVTAPILGARTIGQLLGALQVERMTLPAEITTALDDVSAVPVGYPERDG is encoded by the coding sequence ATGCAACAGCGACCGCTCGGCCGAAGCGGGCTGGCGGTTTCCCGGCTCGCGCTCGGCACCATGACGTGGGGCCGGGACACCGACGCCGACGACGCGGCCGCCCAGCTGAAGAGTTACCTCGACGCGGGCGGCAACTTCGTCGACACGGCGGACGTCTTCGGCGACGGTGACGCCGAGTCGGTGCTCGGCTCGCTGCTGGGCGCCCTGGTCCCCCGCGACGAGCTGCTCATCGCCACCAAGGCGGGGCTGCGGCCGGGCAGCGGCCGGCGCCGGGACGGCTCGCGCGGGCATCTGCTGCGCACCCTGGACGCCTCGCTGCGCCGCCTGGCGACCGACTACGTCGACCTGTGGCAGGTCCACGGGTACGACCCGGACACGCCGCTGGAGGAGACCCTGGCGGCGCTGGACCACGCGGTGGCCAGCGGCCGCGTCCGCTATGTCGGCGTGTCGAACTTCTCCGGCTGGCAGACCGCCCGCGCCGCCGCATGGCAGGCGGCCTGGCCGGGGCGCGCCCCGGTGATCGCCGCGCAGGTGGAGTACTCGCTGCTGGAGCGGGGCGTCGAACGGGAGGTGCTGCCGGCCTGCGGCGCGCTCGGGCTGGGTGTGCTGCCCTGGTCCCCGCTGGGCCGTGGGGTGCTCACCGGCAAGTACCGGCACGGCCGGCCGGCCGACTCGCGGGCCGCCTCGCCGCACTTCGAACGGTTCGTCGCCAGCTACCTGGAGCCGCGCTGCTCCAGCATCGTGGAGGCGGTGGCCACCGCCGCCGGCGGGCTGGGCGTGTCGCCGATGGAGGTGGCGCTGGCCTGGATCCGGGACCGGCCGGGCGTCACCGCGCCGATCCTGGGCGCCCGTACGATCGGGCAGCTCCTCGGCGCGCTCCAGGTGGAGCGGATGACCCTGCCGGCGGAGATCACCACGGCGCTGGACGACGTCTCGGCGGTGCCGGTGGGCTACCCGGAACGCGACGGCTGA